A window of the Brassica napus cultivar Da-Ae chromosome C5, Da-Ae, whole genome shotgun sequence genome harbors these coding sequences:
- the LOC125587722 gene encoding uncharacterized protein LOC125587722, protein MSKAKIVPESPMIGSKEELIGSEEEFEVEDSDLTVDFLRGGYSRLNRAMKEVESNQENTNQELNAMRQILERLDPLRSQQQHSQPGSSRDQVHSRHWERNREEHSLGYRSGNTNLDTRDSMSKKILMPVFSGKQPYVWITDVERWFSIGRYEDMEKLELVALSLEGCVKKWFGWELKRSGFQNWQEFKEKLVLRFTESIEEEPASRLIVLKQTGSVADYVSEFEELSELVPGLTDEFLIKIFYNGLTQEMKEVIRMKELKGLENHIAAVLRMETSAFCKVVTAWGTRYQNQSQPNALRSSSGCNSQRHWGKNDNKRIHATGATSGAGNHKKESNTNTTPSSVRPRLKHSTEELDRMRKEFICFKCGANGWTRAHICPNKEMRILTVINGLEMEVLEDDEKSEEEVIVYAPAKEMRILSLNRFWETLSKNNKTLWEDQQQQCYCHVRQWRFP, encoded by the coding sequence ATGTCGAAGGCGAAGATAGTACCGGAGAGTCCGATgatcggttccaaagaagaattGATCGGTTCCGAAGAAGAATTTGAGGTCGAGGACTCTGATCTGACGGTTGATTTCTTGCGCGGTGGTTACTCGAGGCTCAATCGAGCTATGAAGGAGGTAGAGAGTAATCAAGAGAACACGAATCAGGAGCTCAACGCGATGCGACAGATCTTAGAGCGCCTCGATCCACTACGAAGTCAACAACAACATTCACAGCCAGGTTCTTCACGAGATCAGGTACATTCTCGACACTGGGAACGAAACCGGGAAGAACACTCGCTAGGTTATCGATCTGGGAATACGAATTTGGATACTAGAGATTCAATGTCGAAAAAGATTCTGATGCCTGTGTTCTCTGGGAAGCAACCTTATGTGTGGATCACAGACGTGGAACGATGGTTTAGTATTGGGAGATATGAGGATATGGAAAAATTGGAGTTGGTTGCGTTAAGTCTGGAAGGTTGCGTTAAGAAGTGGTTTGGTTGGGAGCTGAAGCGGAGTGGTTTTCAAAACTGGCAAGAGTTCAAGGAGAAATTGGTTTTGCGGTTCACAGAGTCTATTGAAGAAGAGCCAGCAAGTCGTCTCATTGTACTCAAGCAAACGGGTTCAGTAGCTGATTATGTATCTGAGTTTGAGGAGTTATCAGAGTTGGTTCCGGGGTTGACTGATGAGTTCTTGATCAAGATTTTTTACAACGGGCTTACACAAGAGATGAAGGAGGTAATCAGAATGAAGGAGCTTAAAGGGTTAGAGAATCACATCGCAGCAGTCTTGAGGATGGAAACAAGCGCCTTCTGTAAAGTTGTCACTGCATGGGGAACTCGTTATCAGAACCAATCTCAGCCAAACGCGTTGAGGTCATCATCGGGCTGTAATTCACAACGCCATTGGGGTAAAAATGATAACAAACGGATTCATGCAACAGGAGCAACTAGTGGAGCAGGGAACCATAAGAAGGAGAGCAACACTAATACTACACCTTCGAGTGTGCGTCCTCGTTTGAAGCATTCGACAGAGGAGTTGGATAGAATGAGGAAGGAGTTCATATGTTTCAAATGCGGCGCAAATGGATGGACAAGAGCTCACATATGTCCTAATAAGGAGATGAGAATCTTAACAGTCATCAATGGTCTCGAAATGGAAGTCTTGGAGGATGATGAAAAGTCGGAGGAAGAAGTGATTGTGTATGCTCCAGCTAAAGAAATGAGGATCCTTTCATTAAATCGTTTTTGGGAAACACTCTCCAAGAACAACAAAACTTTATGGGAagatcaacaacaacaatgtTATTGTCATGTTCGACAGTGGCGCTTCCCATAA